One Leptolyngbya sp. 'hensonii' genomic region harbors:
- a CDS encoding Uma2 family endonuclease — protein sequence MIQVLRQLKTFTEFLAEYPEDGKRYELIDGEVREVRPRGDHEEIASLITRKLDREIERLNLPWFIPNTCCVKPASDLDGYVPDVIVLDRTQLEVEPLWKTASTIVRGASARLVVEVVSTNWQDDYAKKLEDYEALGIGEYWIVDYRALGGWRHIGRPKQPTVTVYSLVDGEYRGQMVRANEPIVSGMFPKLELLAAEVLVVVG from the coding sequence ATGATTCAAGTCCTGCGACAGCTAAAGACTTTCACAGAGTTTCTGGCTGAGTATCCAGAGGATGGTAAACGCTATGAACTGATAGATGGGGAGGTACGAGAGGTGCGACCCAGGGGAGACCATGAGGAAATTGCCAGTCTGATCACCCGCAAGCTGGATCGGGAAATTGAGCGGCTGAATCTGCCCTGGTTTATTCCCAATACCTGCTGTGTGAAACCAGCGAGTGATCTGGATGGGTATGTCCCGGATGTGATTGTGCTCGATCGCACCCAATTGGAGGTAGAACCTCTGTGGAAGACGGCTTCGACGATCGTGCGGGGAGCTTCGGCCCGGTTGGTGGTGGAGGTGGTGAGCACGAACTGGCAGGATGACTATGCCAAGAAGCTGGAGGATTATGAGGCGCTGGGGATTGGGGAGTATTGGATTGTGGATTATCGGGCACTGGGGGGGTGGCGTCACATTGGAAGGCCGAAGCAACCGACGGTGACGGTCTACTCGCTGGTGGATGGGGAGTATCGGGGGCAGATGGTACGGGCCAATGAGCCGATCGTCTCAGGGATGTTTCCGAAGTTGGAGCTGCTGGCGGCAGAGGTGCTGGTGGTTGTGGGGTAG